The following nucleotide sequence is from Rattus rattus isolate New Zealand chromosome 7, Rrattus_CSIRO_v1, whole genome shotgun sequence.
cacacacacacacacacacacacacacacacacacacacacacacccataactTTGGAAATGGAAGGAACCTTTCTACAGATCAGAGTGAATTATAGCAGAACTCATAAACTCTGACAAAAGGAACTAAATGATTCATGTGTCAGGTGgcactgaggacaaagagagagggggtAAATGGGAATGATACGTAAGAGAGAGATAAATCTGAATAAGCAAGAAGCATGTTCTGGAACTCAGGCAAATCCACAGAAAAGCAGATAGTTAGTTAAAGAAGGCACTCACCAATATTGGCGGGAAAAGGGACTTCATGCACAGCCGGGTCCAGATTGATTACATAAGGTGGACAGCCTTTGTTGTGCAGGTGTCCTGTGAGCCTCTGCAAAAACGGCGGCAGGGTTGGAGATTGATGACCAAAGGACAGGAAAGGGCCCAGAGAATTCCCATTCCTTTCTGACCATTCTTATAACAATCTCCTTCCCTCAGCACTAAACTCTCAGTTTAAAAGCCATCTAGTTCCAGTACCTGTCCTCTACTCTCCATCACGTCTTCGCTAACTTtgaccctcttttcctcctctgtctcctctactAAGACATTCACTCCGTGAAAGCAAGAACCATGTCGATTTCATTGCCGCTGTATACTCAAGAGCTTAGAACGAAGTGATTCTTTCACGACTCTTCACGCAAAACCAGTGATGCTGGCATTACCTCCCCCTGCCTGGGTCTTCGGAGAGCTGCCAATTCTCAGCAAGACAATTTCAGCTGTACCAAGCATACACTAAGATTACGCAGGAGACTGCCTCAAGTGACCCAGGCTAGGGTTCGAGGCTTCGGGAAGGACCTGGAGTCAGAGGCCAACCCCCCAGAAAACTACGCGCCCAGACCCTCCAATTCCCCAGACAACTTCCTCTCGGGCCTGAGGCGCCATTACAGCCTCCACACAGTGCACGTCACCTGTACAAAGGTAGTTTTCCCGGATCCCGCCATTCCCAACACCAACAGACACACGGGGAGCTGCGGAGCCCCGGAAGCCTGGGGCTCGGCAGGAGTCACGGGCGCCGCCATCTTTCCTCAGCCACGCCCACCACTCACAGATGGGCCTGCGGGCTGCAGACTCACAGCATTAAGGGCTGTGATTGGTAGAAAAATCCGCTCTCTTGCGTATAGGGCTACGATTGGTCGGACGATCCGGCCTCTCTGAGTTTAGAGCTGCGATTGGCCGGAATAGCTAAACCGCGCTTTGGGCACCAGACCGGCTTCTAAGCATCCGACTTACGGGGACTATAGATGTTGTAGGTGCCAATAATGGCTTTGGACTAGTGACCAGGAGTATAGGGAACCAGAAAGGATTGATAAGGGTAAGGTAGGACCCGGGAACGGCAAAGTTCCCAGGGGCGTAATGACGTGGGATCCCAAGCCAGGATCTGTTAAGATCCTAAGGTTAACGGACTAAGGTGGCGTTTCACCCTTTATTTTATTggctaagaagaaaaaaaaaactttaagcgTCATTTCGTTCAAAGAAATGTTAAGTAAAAATTAACGTAACACTTGAAAGATAGCATGaatactgtattttaaataacaggaagaaacctCATCACCAAATGCAAAGGGGAATTAAAGAACCGAAGGGTGTTTGTGGCTCAAGTGTAGCTGAGTAATACCGGAGGTTATGGGTAGAGGAAGGGTGGAAGAATCTCATGAGGGAAGGACCGTATGACAGAGACTGTAACCAAAGTCTTATTTGCTCACCTGTATGGCCATTCGtccaagggaaaaagaaaagactagatGGTGAACCAAAGGCCCAAGGGAACCAGAAGGCTTCTAAAAAGTCCCCTTTAAGAGTGAGGTAAAGGGTTAGGGTTGTAGGTCAAGGGCGGCCCTGGGTTTTGGTGACATTCTTGGAGAATGGATAAAACTGTTGAAGAACAAAAAGGTTgtctatatctatacatatctCATTTTATAATGAAGAGTGCAGGCTGTTGAGAGGactagttggtaaagtgcttgctgcgcAAACGTAAGGGCCagagttcagaccccagcactcacataaaagccCAGGCATGGTAGATTGTTgctataattccagtgctggagaACTAGAGACCGGAGAAACCCAGGAGCTCAGTGGCCAGCTAGCTTAGCCAAAGTAATCAGCTCCAGGATCAGTGAACAacgtcttctttttctttttttcttttttttttttcggagctgaggaccgaacccagggccttgcacttgctaggcaagcactctaccactgagctaaatccccaactcgaACAACATCTTAAAATACCACCAAATGGATAGTGATTGATCTTACCTGACTCAGGCCCTCTCCGGGCAGCACTGTCTGGCTTGTGTTACCTTCTAGCAGTTCAGTTAGTTTAACCATGATGACATTTAAATTTGGAGTCTTTTTTAGTTACAgttatgtgtgtgagcgtgcatgtaTGTAGGCCTGCATACCATAGTTTGTGTATacgttagaggacaacttgtgaaaCTCGGGACTCCCCAccatgtgggccccagggatcgaactcaagtTGGAAAGCTTGGCTGTGAACACCTGTAATTACTGACCCATCTCCTGGctgtggcatcagcaatatggCCAGTTGAAGCTTTGTGTGGGGAGATTCTCTGATGACCTTTAATCTCCTctcagaaggagaagaaggaaagggagagggaagaaaagaagaaggggaggaggaagaagagaagaaagagcaagGTTTGAAATTCCTACTGTCTCAGCAGAAATGACTATCAATCATTTTCCAAGAGCAAGAGAAACCCCACCTGTTACGTTGGAAATAAAAGAAGGCACAtggctggtttgttttgttttgttttgttttgttttaaatagatttgGGTAGCAGGAGAAGCTCGAACCTGAGGATCATTTGTTTTAAGGTCTTTTATAGAACACCTGTACTCCCATCGCTCAGAAAGCGAAGCAGTGAGATAGccaagttcagggtcagtccCCGCAGGTCAGGAGTAATTTGAGGTGAGGGAGATATGTGCGGTACTTGAACCATACCCCACCCTCTGCCTTTTCAggactcctttttcttttccttcaaaggAAAGTGATCAGAGGACATGATATAGATTATGTTGACCACACTGTTTCATCTTGTAAAAATTCAGTAGAACACTACAACCCGGAGGCCACGTTTTGGATACATGTAGGTTGTTGATATTAATATGAGCTCTCAAGTATGGTTCTGTGTAGGTTAGCTTTGAGTATCAGCTCGATACAAAGAAGAGTCACCTGTGGGGACAGAGTCTCAATTGAGAGATTCCCCAGATCAGATTGGTTTGTGATCATGTCTGTGGGAGGTTGTCTTGAATTTTAGCCAATGTGAGAGGGTGGAGAAGGAGCTAGCAAACAGCACTCCACTGTGATTTCTGCTCCAagttcctgtggtggtttgaataagaatattcCCCCACCTGCCCCCTATCCCTGCACactcatatatttaaatctttAGTCACTAAGGAATGGAACTCTTTGacaggattaggaagtgtggctttgtggAGGCAATGTGTCACAGGGGCTTAAGGTTTTCAAGAGCCCAGAGCTGCAGGtccagtgtctgtctctctccctctctctctccctctctacccctcccctccccaccccccttcccctcttactccccttcccctcccagttccctccctcccatccctctcccctcccagttcccctcattccccatccctctcccctcccagttcccctccctccccatccctctcccctcccagttcccctccccgtctcctcctccctccccctccccctcctcccgccctcttctcccctacccctaccccctccctcccatctctctgttGGACGtggtagctctcagctactgctccaatgcCATGCAAggtgccatgatgataatggactaaacctctgaaactgtacacaAGCCCCCAGTTAAACGCTTTCCTTTAttagagtcgccttggtcatggtgtcgcttcacagcagtagaacagcttccctcaatgatggaagTAAAATAAACCCGTTCCTCCCTACgatgctttggccatggtgtttaccACAACAGATAGCAAAGGTGTGCAGATGTGAAATGTAAATCAGTACAGTGTAAAGCCAGAACGGGGTGAAGCCAGAACAGGAGCCACGTTAATTCTCCAAAACCTTACGAGGATAAGTTTAATAACGGTCACTTAAAAACGattcataaataaatgaacttgAACCTGCACCACAAGACTGGGTTGTGCGGGCATATGCAGAAAATACCCCTCACTTTGGTGTGCCAAGGGAGATGCTCAAGAGGGGAAGAAGTtacagtgcatgctgggaacatTTATCGGAGAAGACCCCTGTCCTCCAAAACCTTTCTAATCTCCCTAAATTATAGACTTGTATGACAAATACATGCATCCAACTTTCTACTTGTCACCTTTCTCCAAGTAGCAGGCCAGCCTCACTCTTCCCTGTAGGATGTTAGTAAAGGggacattttctcctttctctgctacaTCAGGGCCCTACAGCAGAATCGTGCACACAGATGGCAGACGGTTGCTTCCCTGTGTGGCCTTGTGAAGGAGACCCACCTGGTAACCTGGAGCAGCTATCTGAAACCATTAATGAGGCAAGAAATGAGTCTGTTGAGATATTGCACACTCTTGTTTCTTAAAACCAGCTCTAGAACACTGTGGTGCACAACCTTGCCTGAACTGAGTGAAGAATAAAACGTAATGTATTCACACACAGGTTATATGAGCTATAAATTTAATAAGGGCTTCTCCTGATAATTATGAATAAACCCAAACTATCCTGTGTATCTGGGGAAAGCAATTTATGGAGCACATCAAGTGTGCCAATTATATTATTGTatcatgtgcatgtttatgtgtgtatacatatatttgtggaCAGGAATAAGAAACACCAAACTTACAGTCCAGAGGGATTGAGACTGAATTTTCATTTGACTTTTAGTACGGAGGCCCTGTACCTAGGGCCTTTCCTGTTGCTACACAAACGCTCTACCTTGACTTTGTatcccttatttcttttcttttctttctttctttcttttttttttttttagattgctTAAAATGTTGCcaaagtggccttgaactcactcttgagcttgtggtcctcctgcttcagcctggcGGGGGTAGCAGCCTAGCTGAGCACAGTGCACACTTTATTTCTGAACAAGGATAAGGAGTTGTATCTTCTTGTACTTCAGAAAATAGCTTTTAAAGTCCATAGCAGCTGGGTGCAGTGGCTCACGTCAGTAATTGAAGCACTCCGAAGGCTGATGCAGGTGGATTTGCCATGCATTTAAGGCCACATGatagctacataatgaattccaagacagcttGACAGCTActaagtgagaccctgcctcaaaaagaaaaagtttacaaaacaaaaatatctctctcccacctccttcttttttttttttttttttctttttttttcggagctggggaccgaaaccagggccttgcgcttcctaggcaagcgctctaccactgagctaaatccccaacccctctcccacctcccttcttaAAAGCAGTGCTTTAAATACATTCCTCACTGAGAGCCTCctctttactctctctctcccctagaCATTTCTCTATTCCGGAGCAAACAGCCCCACCTGTTTTCAGACGTGGAAGCCAACGGCATCATTCTCAGGGTCTCCTTGGCTTCTgcctctctgtatctctttccagCCTCACCTTCCCCTCCTTTACCCAAACTCTCAGAGCACTCGCTAGCAAACTTCTTTCAAGTTGTGGTTTCCCATTTagtgagcatgcatgcatgcatggggtGTGTGTACCCTGGTACTCGTGTGGAGATGAGAGGACCACTCAGAAGAGTCTGTTCTTCCCTCTACGTTGGGATTAGATCACACTCAGTCCACTGgacttggctgcaagcatccttagcACCCGAGCCGTCGCACTGGCTATACTTCAGTTATATGCAGTTTGTATTTTAATGACTCGCCTTACTCTGACTTAAGGCCTCTGCGCTCggtgtctgtctcttcctgggGCGTTCCCTTCCTTGGTTTGCTTGGTGGGCTTTAATGTTCTAGTGCAGCTTCCTGCTATTAAACTCACTTTTTTGAACACCACCCCATTTCGTTTCCTCCGTGAACGAGGAGGCAGCTCCATTTTAGGTGCTACGGCAGACTGAGGCAGAGAAGTACTTTACTGAACTGGTGTTTATTGAACACTGGTCTATAACAATGATCCCATGGTGTCCAGTGGTCCCCCATGGGAACATGTAAGAATCATGAAAAATCTCCGTGATTTTTCCAAGCTGGCCCAGCGCCACTGGCCATCCAACAGTATCTCCAGTAGACTAAGACACTGACAGGGCCTAGTAGTTCTGAGTAGTTCTGGCTAATAAATAAACTACACTGGATTTATTCTTGATTTGGTGCAGGGAGGATGGTTCAGTGTGGCCTCAGGACACCCTGGTTTTGGGGTCAAAGGTCACAAGCATGACTTCTCTCCCTCTTTGCCTTAAGCTGCCCTCTCCCCCTAACTAAGGCTTCTCGATACCACCGTTCCTCCTTCAGCCACTGTTTCCACATCTCTAGCTTCCTCTTTATACACTCCAGCTGGTGGTACTCCTGGATTAGCTTCAATAGGTCCTCCTGTAACTCCTGGTTCTCTCTGCAGACACCATCGCAAAATTCCGAATTCACTTTCTTGGCTGTGGACTCCAAGACCCTGGCCTTCCGCCTAACCTCTGGGGTGCCCTGGCCTCCTGCCTGCAGCGATTTTAGTTCCTCTATCTGTCTCACTAGGTGCTTCCTTTGCTGCAGGAACTCCAAGTGTGCCTGGCGGTCCTGCCGAGCCATCTCGACTTTCATGTTCTCTATCTCCTTCTCCAACATCTGGATTTTCATCTTCTGGTTATTCTTTAAGGAGGAAATATGCTCCATTGACTGAAACTGCCGCCTCAACTGAACCTGGTGGCTTGTCCCCTGCCAGAACTGAGTTTGAAGCTCGGCGGATTGCTGGGCAAACCTGAGTGTCAGTTCTTGTTTCTCTCGTCTAATCTCCTCACATTCCTGAAAGTATCGATTCCACAGTTCCCAGTGTTTCTTTTTACACTGCTTACTTTGTTTCCTTAGGACCCTGACGAAGCTGTTCTCGGCTTCCAGGCAGAGAATTTCGTTCTGCAGCAGCCTGCTCTCTTGCAACAGGAGGTCCTGCCGGAGTTTGGCCTCTTCTATTTTTTGGTTCAGATCCTCCAGTGCCTCAACTATCTTTTTTCTTAAcctgttctttaatttctttggctTCTTTGACTTCTTTGGCTTGAACATTTCATTTAGAATAGTAAGATACGTTGATGGCTGAGGAGAACCTTTTGAACTCTGGGCAAATCTGGaagaagaacaaaggaaataaatatttcttcttcagttctttaggcgggactgagaaaaaaataaccgGAAACTGAACCTCTGTGTTTCCATTATGTGTCAGATAGAGCCAGTGCTGCTGGTCAGATGTTTGGCAAGTTGGTATATTCAGGGGTTGTTTGTGAGGAAGAACTACACTGAGAAAAGTGACTCCATCAGATTATCtgtagaagtctttttttttttttaattaaaaattgattgatgtgggt
It contains:
- the Ccdc121 gene encoding coiled-coil domain-containing protein 121 → MESQMQCNCISQDRSPRSEGKSRHPARTNFIDETKKCDVNTSCTKSDPVFPKLKTPLNDCAPQRQTCSMSSLAKALGGHQTYFHQSLSSGTRFAQSSKGSPQPSTYLTILNEMFKPKKSKKPKKLKNRLRKKIVEALEDLNQKIEEAKLRQDLLLQESRLLQNEILCLEAENSFVRVLRKQSKQCKKKHWELWNRYFQECEEIRREKQELTLRFAQQSAELQTQFWQGTSHQVQLRRQFQSMEHISSLKNNQKMKIQMLEKEIENMKVEMARQDRQAHLEFLQQRKHLVRQIEELKSLQAGGQGTPEVRRKARVLESTAKKVNSEFCDGVCRENQELQEDLLKLIQEYHQLECIKRKLEMWKQWLKEERWYREALVRGRGQLKAKRERSHACDL